In a genomic window of Enterobacter asburiae:
- a CDS encoding CoA pyrophosphatase — translation MEKENLTLDDFLSRFQLLRPQVNREALNQRQAAVLIPVVRREQPGLLLTQRSPHMRKHAGQVAFPGGAVDSTDASLIAAALREAQEEVAIPPEKVEVIGVLPPVDSVTGFQVTPVVGIIPPGLQYHASVDEVSAVFEMPLEEALRLSRYHPLDIHRRGHDHRVWLSWYQHYFVWGMTAGIIRELALQIGLKP, via the coding sequence GTGGAGAAAGAGAACCTGACGCTGGATGATTTTCTGTCGCGCTTTCAGCTGTTGCGGCCACAGGTCAACCGCGAGGCGCTGAATCAGCGCCAGGCGGCGGTGCTGATCCCGGTGGTGCGTCGGGAACAGCCGGGCCTGCTGCTTACGCAGCGCTCGCCGCATATGCGCAAACACGCCGGTCAGGTGGCCTTCCCGGGAGGCGCGGTGGACAGCACCGATGCGTCGCTGATTGCCGCCGCGCTGCGGGAAGCGCAGGAAGAGGTGGCTATTCCTCCTGAAAAGGTCGAGGTCATCGGCGTGCTGCCGCCGGTCGACAGCGTCACCGGCTTTCAGGTCACACCCGTGGTCGGCATTATCCCGCCTGGCCTGCAGTATCACGCCAGCGTCGACGAAGTCTCTGCAGTGTTTGAAATGCCGCTTGAAGAGGCGCTCCGGCTAAGTCGCTATCATCCGCTGGATATCCATCGCCGGGGGCATGACCATCGGGTCTGGTTGTCCTGGTATCAGCATTATTTTGTCTGGGGCATGACGGCGGGCATTATTCGTGAACTGGCGCTGCAAATCGGCCTGAAGCCTTGA